One genomic window of Halolamina sediminis includes the following:
- a CDS encoding universal stress protein, translating to MYDHIMVGVDGSEASERAARYALELASRVDASVTALHVVEGRALDLAAGSDEETELRRERAAVLAGIEKIADEVGHPVADELATGDPATQLTDHASEADLVVVGRQGLSGVKRRLLGGVTEQVLHHSETPVLVVPDAAQSFAADRLLLPTDGSENAELALPHAAELARIDDGTVDVLNVVDLTDAGGAFDAGGLRPKFVERLKERGEEAVQQVADALRAEYAEVNVRTAVAQTATAGAAAEIETYVEENAVDAVVMGSHGRGNLKRTLLGSVASKVLRSVDVPVLVAVRDER from the coding sequence ATGTACGACCACATCATGGTCGGCGTCGACGGCAGCGAAGCGTCCGAGCGGGCGGCGCGGTACGCACTCGAACTCGCGTCGCGTGTCGACGCGTCGGTGACCGCGCTCCACGTCGTCGAGGGGCGCGCGCTCGACCTCGCTGCGGGATCGGACGAAGAGACCGAACTCCGACGGGAGCGGGCGGCCGTGCTGGCGGGGATCGAGAAGATCGCCGACGAGGTCGGCCACCCTGTCGCGGACGAACTGGCGACGGGCGACCCGGCGACACAGTTGACTGACCACGCGAGTGAGGCCGACCTCGTCGTCGTCGGTCGACAGGGGCTCTCGGGGGTGAAGCGGCGGCTGCTCGGCGGCGTGACCGAGCAGGTGCTCCACCACAGCGAGACCCCGGTACTCGTCGTCCCCGACGCGGCCCAGTCGTTCGCGGCCGACCGCCTGCTTCTGCCGACTGACGGGAGCGAGAACGCCGAACTGGCGCTACCCCACGCCGCCGAACTCGCCCGGATCGACGACGGGACGGTCGACGTGCTGAACGTCGTCGATCTCACCGACGCCGGCGGCGCGTTCGACGCCGGTGGCCTCCGCCCCAAGTTCGTCGAGCGACTGAAGGAGCGCGGCGAGGAGGCCGTCCAGCAGGTGGCCGACGCGCTCAGAGCGGAGTACGCCGAGGTGAACGTCCGAACTGCGGTGGCACAGACAGCCACGGCGGGCGCCGCCGCCGAGATCGAGACGTACGTCGAGGAGAACGCCGTCGACGCGGTCGTGATGGGCTCACACGGCCGCGGGAACCTGAAGCGGACGCTGCTGGGCAGCGTCGCGTCGAAGGTGCTCCGGAGCGTCGACGTGCCGGTGCTCGTGGCGGTCCGGGACGAGCGCTGA
- a CDS encoding hybrid sensor histidine kinase/response regulator — protein MPTAPLSELVPLDAGDRRMDVLVVDDDEQVAEMTATFLERELADARTTTLTDPAAAVPTLRAERFDCIVSDFDMPPLSGLELLERVRGAGIEIPFVLFTSKGSEEIASRAISAGVDEYLQKGGPETYSVLANAVENLVEKHRAEQELRQGYRALESAEEGIGIIDEDGVYRYVNQAYASVYDRDRTELIGEHWEQLYPDDETERFHEEILPELEREGSWRGLSTGITSDGERVPERLVLTQMDDGGHVCILQEVSRGERVEALFELSPDIVAVHDADGDILDVNRRACEELGYERDELVGMSVWELDATADPERARSFWQELPIDSPRRFEARLQRADGSTFPVEVHLIRLTVNGQDRFVAIDRDITERKAREEELLRKNERLEEFSSVVSHDLRNPLQVAQGRLELLAEEVDSEHIEDIRGALDRMGTLIHDLLAIAQEGADAMEFEPVAVESVAREAWGTVETDDASLVVEEDREIEADRDQLRQLLENLFRNSVEHAGHDSTVTVGALPDGFFVADDGPGVPESEREAVFDPGYSTNSEGTGLGLNIVRSVADAHGWTVSLAASDDGGARFEITGAT, from the coding sequence ATGCCGACGGCCCCGCTGAGCGAGCTGGTCCCACTCGACGCGGGCGATCGCCGTATGGACGTACTGGTCGTCGACGACGACGAGCAGGTGGCCGAGATGACGGCGACGTTCCTCGAACGTGAGCTGGCGGACGCTCGGACGACGACGCTGACTGACCCGGCGGCGGCGGTCCCGACGCTCCGGGCGGAGCGGTTCGACTGCATCGTGAGCGACTTCGACATGCCGCCGCTGTCGGGGCTCGAACTGCTGGAGCGCGTCCGCGGCGCGGGCATCGAGATCCCGTTCGTGCTGTTCACGAGCAAGGGCAGCGAAGAGATCGCCAGCCGCGCCATCTCCGCCGGCGTCGACGAGTACCTCCAGAAGGGCGGGCCGGAGACGTACTCGGTGCTCGCGAACGCCGTCGAGAACCTCGTCGAGAAACACCGGGCCGAACAGGAGCTCCGGCAGGGGTACCGCGCGCTCGAGTCCGCCGAGGAGGGGATCGGGATCATCGACGAGGACGGCGTCTACCGCTACGTCAATCAGGCGTACGCCTCGGTCTACGACCGCGACCGGACCGAGCTGATCGGCGAGCACTGGGAGCAGCTCTACCCCGACGACGAGACCGAGCGCTTCCACGAGGAGATCCTCCCCGAACTCGAACGCGAGGGGTCGTGGCGGGGGCTCTCGACGGGGATCACGAGCGACGGCGAGCGCGTCCCGGAACGGCTCGTGCTGACGCAGATGGACGACGGCGGCCACGTCTGTATCCTCCAGGAGGTCAGCCGGGGCGAGCGGGTCGAGGCGCTGTTCGAGCTCTCGCCGGACATCGTCGCCGTCCACGACGCCGACGGCGACATCCTCGACGTGAACCGCCGGGCCTGCGAGGAGCTCGGCTACGAACGCGACGAGCTCGTCGGGATGTCGGTCTGGGAGCTCGACGCGACCGCCGACCCCGAGCGCGCCCGGTCGTTCTGGCAGGAACTGCCGATCGACAGCCCGCGGCGGTTCGAAGCCCGGCTCCAACGGGCAGACGGCTCGACGTTCCCCGTCGAGGTCCATCTGATCCGGCTGACGGTGAACGGCCAGGACCGCTTCGTCGCCATCGACCGGGACATCACCGAACGGAAGGCCCGCGAGGAGGAGCTGCTCCGGAAGAACGAACGGTTAGAGGAGTTCTCCAGTGTCGTGAGCCACGACCTCCGGAACCCCCTGCAGGTCGCACAGGGCCGGCTCGAACTGCTCGCCGAGGAGGTCGACAGCGAGCATATCGAGGACATCCGCGGCGCGCTCGACCGGATGGGGACGCTGATCCACGACCTGCTCGCGATCGCACAGGAGGGAGCAGACGCGATGGAGTTCGAACCCGTCGCCGTCGAGTCGGTCGCCCGGGAGGCGTGGGGCACCGTCGAGACCGACGACGCCTCGCTGGTCGTCGAGGAGGATCGCGAGATCGAGGCCGATCGAGACCAGCTCCGCCAGCTGTTGGAGAACCTGTTCCGCAACAGCGTGGAGCACGCGGGCCACGACTCCACCGTAACCGTCGGCGCACTCCCGGACGGCTTCTTCGTCGCCGACGATGGCCCCGGCGTCCCCGAAAGCGAGCGCGAGGCGGTGTTCGACCCGGGCTACTCCACCAACAGCGAGGGAACGGGGCTCGGGCTGAACATCGTCCGGAGCGTCGCCGACGCCCACGGCTGGACGGTGTCGCTGGCCGCGAGCGACGACGGCGGCGCCCGCTTCGAGATCACGGGCGCCACGTAG